Sequence from the Bacillus sp. es.036 genome:
AGGTGTGTTTAATTGCTGTAGCAATAAATGCTCATAAAAAATACCCTTTTATTTTAATCGCTAATCGAGACGAGTTTTACGAGCGCCCAACAATGCCTGCGCATTATTGGGAAGATGTACCTGGATTACTAGGTGGTCGTGATTTGAAAGCAATGGGAACATGGCTTGGTGTTACAACAAAAGGGAAAATTGCTGCGCTTACAAATTATCGAGAGCCTGGTGAAGAACCTAAGAAGCATTCAAGAGGCGATTTAACTGCTGATTACTTGCGACAGAATCAAACAGCAGAGGCATATTTAAAAACCGTTCAACAAAAGAAAGAGCAGTACAATGGGTTTAATTTACTTGCGGGAGATTTCAACACCCTTTATTACTATTCAAATAAGCAAAACCAAATTTCCAGAGTAGAAAGTGGCATTCATGCGGTAAGTAATCATTTATTGAATACGAACTGGCCGAAAGTAGAGATGCTTAAGGAAGAGCTCACCAACTATATACGAGAAGAAAACGAACTTGATCAGGAACGGCTTTTTGAAATGCTCTCGCATGCTGATCCTGCGCCAGATCATTTATTACCTGAAACAGGGGTACCAATCGAATGGGAGAGAATGCTTTCACCGGTATTTATTTCATCTGAGAATTACGGTACAAGGGCGCAAACGATCATTACCGTTACATGGGATGGTCAAGTAACCTTTACCGAGCGATCAGGAAAGGATCAGGAAAACACGTACCAATTTATCCTGAATGAGGAATAAAGTTTCAGGTGCTGAATAAATTATGTGTTACCTGTAACTTTTCGATCTAAAATAAAGTAATAGGTTCTAGTTTCAAAACAAGCATACAGGGGTATTGGAAGTTAATACTTATGAGGAGGGGTTTTTTTGAAAAGAAAGCGTCACTATCTCGAAGATCAGCTTTTGAGGGAATCACTTGATATGAAGGAATACCGAAAATATGATTCTGAAATGGTGACTAAAAAAAGACCAGTACTCCGTCAAAATAAAAAGAAAAAACCACTCATTCAAACTCCAGTATAAGTGAGGGAGAAATCCCTCGCTTTTTTTATGGAAAAGGGTTGTGTTTTTTATAAAGCGATGATAAGATAAGTCTTGTCCTTAAAAAAACACATAAAATCAAGTGTTGACGAAGTAATGCTTCATATAGTATGATTATGAAGTCGCTGTTTAATGGAGGATTAGCTCAGCTGGGAGAGCATCTGCCTTACAAGCAGAGGGTCGGCGGTTCGAGCCCGTCATCCTCCACCATTAATTTTAGATGTACCATGAGCGTTATCACTCATAAAATTATGCCGATCTAGATCAATTGATAGAGCAAGGAGCAAGGCTTCACCGAATGATCTACGACTTGTCTCGACGCATCTTGCTTCAAAGCAAAGCTAGCAGAGGAAGAGACAACAACCTGATTAAGCTTCAATAGACTTCGCCGGTCTAGCTCAATTGGTAGAGCAACTGACTTGTAATCAGTAGGTTGGGGGTTCAAGTCCTCTGGCCGGCACCACACATGCGGGTGTGGCGGAATTGGCAGACGCGCTAGACTTAGGATCTAGTGTCTTACGACGTGGGGGTTCAAGTCCCTTCACCCGCACCATATATTTTTTGCGCCCGTAGCTCAATTGGATAGAGCGTCTGACTACGGATCAGAAGGTTAGGGATTCGACTTCTCTCGGGCGCACCATATTTCGGGGCCTTAGCTCAGCTGGGAGAGCGCCTGCCTTGCACGCAGGAGGTCAGCGGTTCGATCCCGCTAGGCTCCACCAATTATATATCGGAGGAATACCCAAGTCTGGCTGAAGGGATCGGTCTTGAAAACCGACAGGGGCTTAGTCGCCCGCGGGGGTTCGAATCCCTCTTCCTCCTCCATCTTTGCGGGTGTAGTTTAGTGGTAAAACCTCAGCCTTCCAAGCTGATGTCGTGGGTTCGATCCCCATCACCCGCTCCATTTTGTTGGCCCGTTGGTCAAGCGGTTAAGACACCGCCCTTTCACGGCGGTAACACGGGTTCGAATCCCGTACGGGTCACCAGCATCCTTTAACGAAATGATTTTCTCAAGCATACTCAGGAGAGATGCTTTTTTTGTTGTTTTCATTTCGGTACATCTCACTTGGATACCGCATACATTGCTGTATAAGAGAGAGGGGATGGACCGAATGTATTATGAAGAACATGAGCATATTGCTTACCACTATGACAACACTGATGCTTATCGCCAGCAGCCAATAGCACCAACATCGAGCCCACCTGCATCACCGCCTCCAAGACCAATGTCTTCTGCGCAAGCAGGAACATTTGCTGTTGATCCTGGCTCGATTAGAAGATGCATGTATCGATTTACGTATATTTGGATGAGGGATGGCAATTCGTTCTGGTTTTGGCCGGTATTTGTAGGGCGTACGTCTGTATCAGGATTTCGTTGGACTGGTAGAAGGTGGGTTTATACAGGAATTAGCTTAAGAAGAATTGACATGTTTCAATGCTAAATCGTGGAGCGCTTACATGAGGCGCTCTTTTTCATGACCTCATTGTGAAAAATAGCGTAAATATCTGGCTTTTTTTAATAGATCGTGCGAAAATAAGACTAACTATTGATCTTCGAAAGTCAGGTGCACATAATGAAATTTCCTCTATGGATGAGAAAGTTATTTGTAGCATTTGTCGCTGTTATGACGTTAGGAACGGTTATTCCTACTGGATACCTGGCAGATGAAAAAAACGAGCCGTCAGAGACGTATCAGGAGGAAGGCCATCTTCTTCTCGATTCATTGGACGAGCCTTTAGGGTTATTGGAACCTACGGAAGAAGAGGCTACAGATTGGCCGACAATTGCAGCTCAAGTTCCTTCTACTGAATTACTTGCGCATTTTGTCACTTATGCAAGTAGTCAGTCAGAAGAACAGGGATTATCAAAGTTTGGAGAAGCGATTTCAACTCGTGTAGGTAGCGAATATTCGGAGTCAATCGTTCCCAAAATGACAGAAGCTATTGTAGCATCCGTTGCAGATCTCGATATTGAAGAACTTAGGACGCTTCGTTTAACGGAATCACCGTCTGGCGGATATGGAGAGCGGATTCTTCATGTATACAGCGAACAGAGTGGAGAAGATCTTTTGCGATTTCACGTTCGAAGAGATCACCCACCTCAGGATGGCTACTGGTTTAACTTTCACTATCATGCAGCAGATGATAATTTTGAAGAGCATTATGAAGTAGGTAAAATTTATTGGGATAAAAACACTCCGCCTAAGTGGCTCTCTTAAG
This genomic interval carries:
- a CDS encoding YpjP family protein encodes the protein MKFPLWMRKLFVAFVAVMTLGTVIPTGYLADEKNEPSETYQEEGHLLLDSLDEPLGLLEPTEEEATDWPTIAAQVPSTELLAHFVTYASSQSEEQGLSKFGEAISTRVGSEYSESIVPKMTEAIVASVADLDIEELRTLRLTESPSGGYGERILHVYSEQSGEDLLRFHVRRDHPPQDGYWFNFHYHAADDNFEEHYEVGKIYWDKNTPPKWLS
- a CDS encoding NRDE family protein — its product is MCLIAVAINAHKKYPFILIANRDEFYERPTMPAHYWEDVPGLLGGRDLKAMGTWLGVTTKGKIAALTNYREPGEEPKKHSRGDLTADYLRQNQTAEAYLKTVQQKKEQYNGFNLLAGDFNTLYYYSNKQNQISRVESGIHAVSNHLLNTNWPKVEMLKEELTNYIREENELDQERLFEMLSHADPAPDHLLPETGVPIEWERMLSPVFISSENYGTRAQTIITVTWDGQVTFTERSGKDQENTYQFILNEE
- a CDS encoding transporter, translated to MYYEEHEHIAYHYDNTDAYRQQPIAPTSSPPASPPPRPMSSAQAGTFAVDPGSIRRCMYRFTYIWMRDGNSFWFWPVFVGRTSVSGFRWTGRRWVYTGISLRRIDMFQC